One Desulfobulbaceae bacterium DNA segment encodes these proteins:
- the aroC gene encoding chorismate synthase, translated as MAGSTFGKVFRVTTWGESHGTAVGATIDGCPPGLLLDEALIQQDLDKRRPGTGGAASPRQEPDKIEILSGIFEGKTTGTPISLVIFNKDAHSKSYDHLKNIFRPGHGDITYLKKYGVRDHRGGGRASARETAARVAAGAVARMLLAQYGITVKAYTTALGNITTAQRDFSVILQNRLFCPDLKAAEQMEELVKQTKKEGDTLGGIVEISVHNCPAGLGEPVFDKLDAALAGALMSIGAVKGVEIGAGFRAAALKGSENNDPLTPDGFASNNSGGILAGISNGDELIARVAVKPIPSIAKNQQTINLEGEPVTVKIGGRHDISAIPRIIPVCEAMVCLTIADHLLRQKTVQ; from the coding sequence ATGGCAGGAAGCACATTCGGCAAAGTTTTTCGGGTCACAACGTGGGGAGAGTCCCATGGAACTGCTGTTGGAGCAACTATTGACGGCTGCCCTCCGGGCCTATTGCTTGATGAGGCCTTAATCCAACAGGACTTGGACAAGCGGCGCCCAGGGACCGGCGGAGCCGCCAGTCCCCGCCAAGAACCGGACAAGATCGAAATTCTTTCCGGAATCTTTGAAGGCAAAACAACCGGCACACCAATTTCCCTGGTTATATTCAACAAAGATGCCCATAGCAAATCCTACGACCACCTCAAAAACATATTTCGTCCGGGCCATGGCGATATAACCTATCTCAAAAAATACGGTGTTCGTGACCATCGAGGCGGCGGCAGGGCTTCTGCCCGCGAGACAGCCGCCCGAGTTGCAGCTGGAGCTGTAGCCCGAATGCTCCTTGCTCAGTACGGTATAACTGTTAAGGCATACACAACAGCTCTAGGCAACATCACGACAGCTCAAAGAGATTTTTCCGTTATTTTGCAGAACAGGCTGTTCTGCCCCGATTTAAAAGCCGCAGAACAGATGGAAGAACTGGTTAAACAGACCAAAAAAGAAGGCGACACCCTTGGCGGAATCGTTGAAATTTCAGTCCATAACTGCCCAGCTGGACTTGGCGAGCCGGTATTTGACAAACTTGACGCAGCCTTAGCCGGGGCCCTGATGTCAATCGGCGCAGTTAAAGGCGTGGAGATCGGTGCAGGATTTCGTGCCGCGGCCCTGAAGGGCTCCGAAAATAACGACCCCTTAACCCCAGATGGATTTGCTTCAAATAACTCCGGCGGCATTCTTGCCGGCATTTCCAACGGTGATGAACTGATCGCCAGGGTTGCAGTCAAACCGATACCCTCCATCGCCAAAAATCAGCAGACGATCAACCTGGAGGGAGAACCTGTAACTGTCAAAATCGGCGGCAGGCATGATATCTCGGCAATTCCGCGGATTATTCCAGTTTGCGAAGCAATGGTCTGCCTGACCATTGCCGACCACCTGCTCCGCCAAAAAACAGTGCAGTAA
- the gap gene encoding type I glyceraldehyde-3-phosphate dehydrogenase, producing MTIRIGVNGFGRIGRNIFRAIDKDPAFKDIEIVAINDLTSIETTAHLLKYDSIMGVYDKDVSAKEKGISVNGRDINIFSHRNPADIPWGDVGVEYVVESTGFFTNDETAGAHLDGGAKKVIISAPAKGNVKTLVMGVNEDEYDPIEHNIVSNASCTTNCLAPVAKVILDKFGIKKGLMTTVHAYTNDQSILDFPHSDLRRARAAALSMIPTKTGAAAAVSLVLPELKGKFDGLAVRVPTPNVSLVDVVMELEKEASVNEINQALKAGANKFLGYSEEPLVSIDYQGNPHSSIVDALSTKAIGNMVKILSWYDNEWGYSNRVLDLVLLMEGKKPL from the coding sequence ATGACAATTAGAATTGGCGTTAACGGATTTGGACGAATTGGCAGAAACATATTTCGAGCTATTGACAAAGATCCTGCCTTCAAGGACATCGAAATTGTCGCTATTAACGACCTGACCAGCATCGAAACAACGGCACATCTTCTTAAATACGACTCTATTATGGGAGTCTATGATAAGGATGTTTCTGCAAAGGAAAAGGGCATCTCTGTGAACGGCAGAGATATTAATATTTTCAGCCATAGAAACCCAGCAGACATTCCCTGGGGGGATGTTGGCGTTGAATATGTTGTCGAGTCAACCGGATTTTTCACCAACGATGAAACCGCCGGCGCTCATTTAGATGGCGGTGCCAAGAAGGTTATTATTTCTGCTCCGGCAAAAGGCAATGTGAAAACCCTGGTGATGGGTGTTAATGAAGACGAATACGACCCAATTGAGCATAATATCGTCTCCAATGCCTCCTGCACAACTAACTGCCTGGCCCCAGTCGCCAAGGTTATTCTTGATAAGTTTGGTATTAAAAAAGGGTTGATGACAACAGTACATGCCTACACCAATGACCAAAGCATCCTTGATTTTCCACACAGCGACTTGCGGCGGGCCCGTGCAGCGGCACTATCGATGATCCCAACTAAAACTGGTGCTGCCGCTGCCGTCTCACTGGTTCTGCCTGAACTCAAAGGTAAATTCGACGGCTTGGCTGTTCGAGTTCCCACGCCAAATGTTTCGTTGGTCGACGTGGTTATGGAACTTGAAAAAGAGGCAAGCGTAAACGAAATTAATCAGGCCCTTAAAGCAGGGGCCAACAAATTCCTGGGCTACTCGGAAGAACCGCTGGTCTCTATCGACTATCAGGGAAACCCACACTCTTCTATCGTTGATGCCCTATCAACAAAAGCGATTGGCAATATGGTCAAGATCTTATCCTGGTATGACAATGAGTGGGGATATTCGAACCGAGTTCTTGATCTGGTGCTTCTTATGGAAGGGAAAAAACCTTTATAA
- a CDS encoding phosphoenolpyruvate synthase has protein sequence MNNEFIESDALKANLQETAVEDVPIDPSYAVLIEVVADFRGIQNSINDLLFEINHPFRNWSLVLPKLRAFILKHTNHYCKHDKGPEAYLRFFTIHLEAIDQGWAISKTKKSNPHQISQTYAPKSGDSILALAMESLLAYMDKHINLLDSASLKRYENVLNSSFEKLHKLDDQVLMYMVQSYHPVKKIAQSIIRAAGQNESPAVFDFQPFTKLYKKLLQIDYQYWLTEKDPLPWFVSECGHENDEWDVSGLFSAISHHKMTEHLTALDEKSAAKPKTAQELQRLLKQPDHIEIVRLYKEIPGKLLAVPFPNAAYPGSPEIREAQKKETSSLDKSGNQLDRFSENRKLLFLFRIMDTPGLFLIHEETLREINRSLVLLIHEQAFEEIEQFLLTTFQHLKANVIKFPHTSLQCIQVLGSEIFKKGSGSLVESFLWEVVRFGFQYANVTGVDEDWQPIANPAHLVNIRVWLNLIMQEPKWCSTLFSALIINLHLSGTCIKDTDLFQRDITELLNHPIEPIYNLAKQFAKLLPVFFNEIGAEGELREVSTELDESHSRKDVLIHFLRKQSHVESSNLIVDFIKAIFSFWRSRDINVLREFLPHEVLYAIKTTGPFIDDLHILMKRAFELPDLSNIEDLLDWDEKTRENFLAQQSDLNSVEVRRFSLLIHMYTLLYEKYNLGLQDLRHQLDIAVNSGFPEIEELIADLEICDTFQCLDAILTHLEKLQETILSDEIFEAKEDIYYKRHIAVDIPSVYGRYREKKFDAIGLTFRLENLANLYLEKIPDTVNLSFITEITFIRITKCLKLYLRALKIDGITSRNLETYVSLLESSVEQKRFSYTQYLDILRGLSSGVKDIIYAYYTNIHQNNLSIIIPQVGCESLLPRYSKLWSENDISGSIHRLSESFLRDLIAGTFGLQSLDNFITRIYQTLESQKEVLDESKLNLLMTYNPENVISSLHTPSKNTTNLILLGNKGYNLTQLAVDNKPVPAGFIITTEIFRCWPVVKDFFKARDEFMAQIRQSLTEVENKTGKRFGDPSNPLLVSVRSGAAVSMPGMMATLHDVGLNEDLAEEFAHKTGKEYLAWDNYRRFLQSWAMSKGIDREIFQTLMNEAKATHDVQVKRQFTPAQMKELSLNYQKAIRGIGIGIPDDPWLQLVGAIETVLDSWNTAKTKEYRSLMDVSDSWGTAVIIQEMVFGNLSPKSGSGVVFTAHPYRKVRRVALWGDYATADQGEDIVSGLVTTFPISVEQAEIDGRSKENSLETRFPKIYQHLRDIARDLVYEKHWNPQDIEFTFEGPEAADLHLLQTRDMITIKKKENFDAFQESTAMTRSILGKGIGVSGSALSGRAVFTVDNINRLRQEDPGTPLILVRQDTVPEDIKEISQADGLLTARGGQTSHASIVALRLEKTCVVGCKNLKVFEAEERCEISGREIRFGDPISIDGRKGLFLRGTHPINNEMHILPI, from the coding sequence ATGAATAACGAGTTCATCGAATCAGATGCATTAAAGGCAAACTTACAGGAAACAGCTGTTGAGGATGTGCCTATTGACCCGTCCTATGCCGTTTTAATAGAAGTCGTAGCAGATTTTCGCGGCATACAAAACAGCATCAATGATCTGCTCTTTGAAATTAACCACCCGTTTCGCAACTGGAGCCTTGTTCTGCCAAAGCTCCGGGCCTTTATCCTCAAACACACCAACCATTACTGCAAACACGACAAAGGGCCTGAGGCCTATTTACGTTTTTTTACTATACATCTCGAAGCCATTGACCAGGGTTGGGCCATTTCAAAAACCAAAAAATCCAACCCCCACCAAATTAGTCAGACCTACGCCCCCAAAAGCGGCGATTCCATCTTGGCCCTGGCCATGGAGTCATTGCTTGCTTATATGGATAAGCATATCAATCTGCTCGATTCTGCAAGCCTAAAACGCTACGAAAACGTTTTAAACTCAAGCTTTGAAAAACTCCATAAACTAGACGACCAAGTTCTGATGTATATGGTTCAGAGCTATCACCCGGTAAAGAAAATCGCCCAGTCAATCATTCGTGCAGCCGGCCAAAATGAGAGCCCGGCAGTATTTGATTTTCAGCCATTTACCAAGCTTTACAAAAAACTTCTGCAAATCGATTATCAATACTGGCTTACGGAAAAAGATCCCCTACCGTGGTTTGTTTCCGAGTGTGGGCATGAAAATGATGAATGGGATGTAAGCGGCCTTTTTTCGGCAATTTCTCACCATAAAATGACCGAGCACCTTACAGCACTTGATGAAAAAAGCGCAGCCAAGCCAAAGACAGCCCAAGAACTTCAACGACTGCTGAAGCAACCAGACCATATTGAAATTGTTCGACTCTATAAAGAGATCCCAGGCAAACTGCTTGCGGTGCCTTTCCCAAACGCTGCCTACCCTGGAAGCCCGGAGATACGTGAGGCTCAAAAGAAAGAGACCTCCTCTTTGGATAAATCAGGCAACCAGCTTGACCGCTTTTCCGAAAACAGAAAGCTGCTTTTTTTGTTTCGGATTATGGACACCCCCGGTCTCTTTCTCATCCATGAAGAGACCCTGCGAGAGATTAACCGCAGCCTGGTTCTTTTAATTCATGAACAGGCCTTCGAGGAAATTGAACAGTTTTTACTGACCACCTTTCAACATTTAAAAGCAAATGTAATAAAATTTCCTCACACCTCCCTGCAGTGTATTCAGGTATTAGGGTCTGAGATTTTCAAGAAGGGCAGTGGCAGTTTGGTGGAAAGCTTTTTATGGGAAGTGGTTCGCTTTGGCTTTCAATATGCCAATGTCACCGGTGTTGATGAAGACTGGCAGCCGATTGCCAACCCCGCCCATCTGGTGAATATCCGAGTGTGGTTAAACCTGATTATGCAGGAGCCTAAATGGTGTTCAACCCTGTTCTCTGCTTTGATCATCAACCTCCATCTTTCTGGAACCTGCATCAAGGACACAGATCTCTTTCAAAGAGACATCACCGAACTGCTCAACCACCCTATTGAACCAATTTACAATTTAGCAAAACAATTTGCCAAGCTGCTGCCGGTTTTCTTCAACGAGATTGGCGCCGAGGGTGAACTGCGTGAAGTATCAACGGAACTCGATGAATCCCACAGTCGCAAAGATGTGCTGATCCATTTTTTAAGAAAGCAGAGCCATGTTGAGTCAAGCAATCTGATTGTTGACTTTATCAAGGCAATTTTTTCATTCTGGCGCTCGCGTGACATTAACGTTCTAAGGGAGTTCCTTCCCCATGAAGTTCTCTACGCCATCAAGACGACAGGCCCATTCATAGACGACCTGCACATTCTTATGAAGAGGGCTTTCGAACTGCCTGATCTCTCCAACATAGAGGACCTGCTTGACTGGGATGAAAAAACTCGGGAAAACTTTCTTGCTCAACAGTCTGACTTAAACTCTGTGGAGGTCAGGCGTTTTTCCCTCCTTATCCACATGTATACTCTGTTGTATGAAAAATATAATCTTGGGTTGCAGGATTTACGTCATCAGCTTGATATTGCCGTTAATTCGGGTTTTCCAGAGATTGAAGAACTCATTGCCGATCTTGAAATATGCGATACCTTTCAATGCCTTGATGCAATATTAACCCATCTTGAAAAACTCCAGGAAACAATTCTGAGCGACGAGATATTCGAAGCAAAGGAAGATATCTATTACAAGCGTCACATTGCGGTTGACATTCCATCGGTGTATGGCCGCTATCGCGAAAAAAAATTCGATGCCATCGGGCTTACCTTCAGGCTGGAAAACCTGGCCAACCTCTACCTGGAAAAAATTCCGGACACTGTAAACCTGTCATTTATTACCGAAATTACTTTTATTCGAATTACCAAGTGCCTAAAGCTCTACCTGCGTGCCCTTAAAATAGATGGTATTACCAGCCGAAACCTTGAAACCTACGTCTCTCTGCTTGAAAGTTCGGTGGAACAAAAACGCTTTTCCTACACCCAATACCTTGATATTTTACGGGGCTTATCAAGCGGAGTTAAAGACATTATTTATGCCTATTACACCAATATTCATCAAAACAACCTTTCCATCATTATTCCCCAGGTAGGCTGCGAAAGCCTGCTGCCGCGCTACAGCAAATTGTGGAGTGAAAATGATATCTCCGGCAGTATTCACCGTTTAAGTGAATCATTCCTGCGCGATCTAATTGCCGGAACCTTCGGCCTGCAAAGCCTGGACAATTTTATTACCAGAATCTATCAAACCCTGGAAAGCCAGAAAGAAGTTCTCGACGAGTCCAAACTCAACCTCCTGATGACCTATAACCCCGAGAATGTAATCAGTTCTCTGCACACGCCCAGCAAAAACACAACAAACCTGATCCTGCTTGGAAACAAGGGCTATAACTTGACGCAACTGGCAGTTGACAACAAGCCTGTGCCAGCTGGATTTATCATTACAACTGAGATTTTCCGCTGCTGGCCGGTTGTTAAAGATTTCTTCAAGGCCCGTGACGAATTTATGGCCCAGATTCGGCAATCCCTAACCGAGGTTGAAAACAAAACCGGTAAACGCTTCGGTGACCCATCTAACCCGCTGCTTGTCTCTGTACGAAGCGGGGCAGCTGTTTCCATGCCCGGCATGATGGCAACACTGCACGATGTCGGTTTAAATGAAGATCTGGCCGAAGAGTTTGCCCATAAAACCGGCAAGGAATATCTGGCCTGGGACAACTACCGCAGGTTTTTACAATCCTGGGCCATGAGTAAAGGTATTGACCGGGAAATCTTCCAAACCTTGATGAACGAGGCAAAGGCCACCCATGATGTCCAGGTGAAGCGCCAGTTTACCCCAGCCCAAATGAAAGAGTTGTCATTAAATTACCAAAAGGCGATTCGCGGTATCGGTATCGGCATCCCTGATGACCCCTGGCTCCAGCTTGTAGGGGCCATTGAAACGGTGCTTGATTCGTGGAACACCGCAAAAACCAAAGAGTACCGAAGCCTGATGGATGTTTCTGACTCCTGGGGTACCGCCGTTATTATCCAGGAGATGGTTTTTGGTAATTTGAGCCCAAAATCCGGCAGTGGTGTTGTTTTTACCGCCCATCCCTATCGTAAAGTCCGCAGGGTAGCACTCTGGGGTGATTATGCAACCGCTGACCAGGGTGAAGATATCGTCTCCGGCCTGGTAACGACCTTTCCAATCTCGGTTGAACAGGCCGAAATTGATGGCCGCTCCAAGGAAAATTCGCTGGAAACACGTTTCCCAAAAATCTATCAACACCTGCGCGACATAGCCCGCGACCTGGTGTATGAAAAGCACTGGAACCCTCAGGACATCGAGTTTACCTTTGAAGGGCCGGAGGCTGCTGACCTGCATCTTCTGCAAACCAGGGATATGATCACCATCAAAAAGAAAGAAAATTTCGATGCCTTTCAAGAAAGCACCGCAATGACCAGGTCGATACTCGGTAAAGGTATTGGAGTCAGCGGCAGCGCCCTGTCGGGTAGGGCCGTTTTTACAGTGGACAATATCAACAGGCTCCGCCAGGAAGATCCTGGAACCCCGCTGATCCTTGTGCGTCAGGACACCGTTCCGGAAGACATTAAAGAGATTTCCCAGGCCGATGGTCTGTTAACTGCCCGAGGCGGCCAGACCTCGCATGCCTCAATTGTTGCTCTGCGACTTGAAAAAACATGTGTGGTTGGTTGCAAGAATCTTAAGGTATTTGAAGCAGAAGAACGCTGCGAGATTAGCGGCCGCGAAATACGTTTTGGTGACCCGATCAGCATTGATGGCCGAAAAGGTCTCTTCCTGCGCGGCACCCACCCCATCAATAATGAGATGCACATTCTGCCTATTTAA
- a CDS encoding glycosyltransferase family 2 protein, with translation MEISIVIVNWNTRQLLLNCLASIYEHMPQMVYEIWVVDNGSTDDSVEKVKNTYPEVHVIENKQNLGFAAANNMAFRQMNGRYALLLNSDTILTHGAIQQLYRFLEENPKVGMACGQLLNEDGTRQNSFANFPSVRAMLTNETLLRLFFPKRFPSKRRDYLKPIPVDSCIGACMLVSKKAMDDVGLFDEDYFFYFEETDWAYRMHRNGWGVYFIPSAKIYHLQGQTAKYSAKTRIMFYRSRYTFYKKWNPHRHKLMVATLFIRLLVDLLLNSLQLLLSLGMNGDCRQKITVYCQLIGWHLRGCPNGGKA, from the coding sequence GTGGAAATATCAATTGTCATAGTAAACTGGAACACCCGGCAACTGCTCCTTAACTGCCTCGCATCCATTTACGAACATATGCCCCAAATGGTTTATGAGATCTGGGTTGTGGATAATGGTTCAACCGATGACAGTGTTGAAAAAGTCAAAAATACCTACCCAGAAGTTCATGTCATCGAAAACAAGCAAAACTTAGGCTTTGCTGCAGCTAACAATATGGCATTCAGACAAATGAATGGTCGCTATGCTCTGTTGCTTAACTCAGATACAATCTTGACCCATGGCGCTATTCAGCAGTTATATAGGTTTTTAGAGGAAAACCCTAAGGTTGGAATGGCCTGCGGCCAATTACTTAATGAAGATGGTACTCGCCAAAACTCCTTTGCCAATTTCCCAAGCGTCCGGGCAATGCTTACCAACGAGACTCTTCTGCGCTTGTTTTTTCCAAAAAGATTTCCCAGCAAGCGCAGAGACTATTTAAAACCAATACCGGTTGATTCATGTATTGGGGCCTGCATGCTTGTCAGCAAAAAAGCCATGGATGACGTCGGCCTTTTCGATGAAGACTATTTTTTCTATTTTGAAGAAACGGACTGGGCTTACCGCATGCACCGAAATGGCTGGGGGGTATACTTTATTCCTTCGGCAAAGATTTATCATTTGCAGGGACAAACTGCCAAATACAGTGCTAAGACCCGTATCATGTTTTACCGCTCACGATATACCTTTTACAAAAAATGGAATCCTCACAGGCACAAACTGATGGTTGCCACCCTGTTTATCCGTTTGCTCGTTGATCTATTGTTAAACAGTCTCCAGCTTTTGCTAAGCTTGGGGATGAACGGTGACTGTCGTCAAAAAATTACTGTGTATTGCCAACTTATTGGATGGCATTTGCGTGGTTGCCCCAACGGAGGGAAGGCATAA
- a CDS encoding HipA N-terminal domain-containing protein: MRKAEVRVHSITAGILEVHDSGRRFCFVYDPDYEGPPISLTLPKTCSRYEFNAFPPFFDGLLPEGPQLEALLKQNKIDRNDFFSQLVAVGQDMVGAVTVHEI, translated from the coding sequence ATGAGAAAAGCTGAGGTTCGTGTCCACTCAATCACCGCAGGTATTCTTGAGGTACACGACTCCGGTCGTCGTTTTTGCTTTGTTTATGACCCTGACTATGAAGGCCCACCAATATCTCTCACCCTCCCCAAAACCTGTAGCAGATATGAGTTCAATGCGTTCCCACCATTTTTTGATGGGCTGCTTCCGGAAGGCCCCCAACTCGAAGCCCTATTAAAGCAAAACAAAATCGATAGGAATGATTTTTTCAGCCAGCTTGTAGCTGTTGGCCAGGATATGGTCGGGGCTGTCAC
- a CDS encoding glycosyltransferase family 2 protein, with product MSRTKIPLSIAIITFNEEERLADCLKSIAFVDDVVVVDSGSTDNTVAIAASYGAKVFQEEWQGFGIQKQIAIDRCRNKWVLVLDADERVSPESAIEIQHILDNPGSNNAYKVPRKNIFLNRWIQHAGWWPDHVVRLINTKFCKMNSKPVHESIIVEGSTGTLQNPLIHYATRDIKHTLAKIDRYSSIGAAELFENGEMASYNKALARGTWAFLYNYLFRMGFRDGSPGFIIAVSDAINKFFKYAKLVELSNTHKKTDSFPS from the coding sequence ATGAGTCGCACCAAAATACCTCTATCCATTGCCATTATTACGTTTAACGAAGAAGAACGGCTTGCTGACTGCCTTAAAAGCATCGCATTTGTTGATGACGTTGTTGTTGTTGACTCCGGCAGCACTGACAACACTGTTGCCATTGCTGCATCATATGGGGCAAAAGTTTTTCAGGAAGAGTGGCAGGGTTTTGGAATCCAAAAACAAATCGCAATAGATCGCTGTCGGAACAAATGGGTGCTTGTGCTTGATGCCGACGAACGGGTTTCGCCCGAGTCAGCAATTGAGATACAACATATTTTAGATAACCCAGGCTCCAATAATGCGTACAAAGTTCCTAGAAAAAACATTTTTTTAAATCGTTGGATACAGCATGCCGGCTGGTGGCCTGATCACGTAGTCAGGTTAATCAATACAAAGTTCTGCAAAATGAACTCAAAACCCGTGCACGAATCCATAATCGTCGAAGGCTCAACAGGAACACTGCAAAATCCATTAATTCACTACGCGACCAGAGACATTAAACATACACTGGCAAAAATAGACCGCTACTCTTCCATTGGCGCCGCCGAACTGTTTGAAAATGGCGAAATGGCCTCATATAACAAGGCGTTAGCTAGGGGTACCTGGGCTTTTTTATATAACTATCTATTCCGAATGGGATTTCGAGATGGTTCACCAGGCTTTATCATTGCGGTTTCTGATGCCATCAACAAATTCTTTAAATATGCCAAACTTGTTGAACTTTCTAATACCCACAAAAAAACTGACAGTTTCCCTTCTTAA
- a CDS encoding helix-turn-helix transcriptional regulator translates to MPVNISNLTNDAFGKIIRKHRQKTGLSIKELADLAGLGKTVIFDIEHGKDTVRFSSLKKVLHALNISVLLESPLMNHLMENGNEKS, encoded by the coding sequence ATGCCAGTAAATATCAGCAACTTAACCAATGATGCTTTCGGGAAAATCATACGCAAACACCGACAAAAAACCGGGCTTTCAATCAAAGAACTCGCAGACTTGGCAGGGCTTGGTAAAACTGTAATTTTCGACATTGAACATGGCAAGGATACCGTGCGCTTCAGTTCCCTTAAAAAAGTTCTCCACGCACTAAATATTTCCGTACTACTTGAAAGTCCACTGATGAATCATCTCATGGAAAACGGCAATGAGAAAAGCTGA
- a CDS encoding glycogen/starch synthase, translated as MSNTKNIENIWFVTREYGSLAGAGGVKDVAKQLAEALAIDGKQIRAVLPAYGFMDPKKLGFTQKALTFQVDMSYTQEERREWVTIWHKKDKVDIYLIDSPRFAEKSGVYSYTVDEEKRNPAHRQGDGHYDYFAMNVLLQKAALALIIELDQKPDIIHCHDGHTALIPAMIREIEGFRHYFKNTGTVVTIHNAGLGYHQEVADLPFAQTISGLPASVIKANQLNLNFDPLLAASPYAVMNTVSENYARELRETSTDDLTGLLGHTFLKRDVTLEGVTNGIDPEDFDLKNYKKLGLACSFTPGMAPSQKLDGKAKCRKALCDELSTAKYPGIKQTGEISFQPDQPLFTFIGRFSIQKGVDKMTEALKNLLPIDTDFQILILGSGQKEIEDSLVSLARNKQNKGRVCVLRGFDSTLANKVYAAGDFFLIPSLYEPCGLTDFIAQLFGNLPIVHHTGGLVKVIDGETGFSFHEHSGVALEKTMVRAIDSYRFSRQEIVAMQKKAVQLIQNKYTWEKVKDSYLSLYTKALASLQNF; from the coding sequence ATGAGCAATACAAAAAACATAGAAAACATCTGGTTTGTCACCAGAGAGTACGGCTCCCTTGCTGGAGCAGGGGGGGTAAAAGATGTTGCAAAACAACTTGCAGAGGCCCTGGCAATAGACGGAAAACAGATACGTGCAGTGTTACCGGCCTACGGGTTTATGGATCCAAAAAAGCTTGGATTCACCCAAAAAGCGCTGACCTTTCAAGTAGATATGTCCTATACCCAGGAAGAACGCCGTGAATGGGTAACTATTTGGCATAAGAAAGATAAAGTCGATATTTACCTTATTGACAGTCCGCGCTTCGCCGAAAAAAGCGGCGTTTACTCCTATACAGTTGATGAAGAAAAGCGAAACCCAGCACATCGTCAGGGCGACGGGCATTATGACTACTTTGCCATGAACGTTCTTTTACAAAAAGCCGCCCTTGCCTTAATAATCGAGCTCGACCAAAAGCCCGACATCATACATTGCCATGATGGCCACACGGCCCTTATTCCCGCTATGATTCGAGAGATTGAGGGCTTCCGGCATTACTTTAAAAACACCGGCACGGTGGTCACAATCCATAACGCTGGACTAGGTTATCATCAAGAGGTCGCAGACCTGCCCTTTGCCCAGACAATTTCAGGACTGCCGGCCAGTGTTATCAAAGCCAACCAACTAAACCTGAATTTTGATCCGTTACTGGCCGCATCACCATATGCCGTAATGAATACGGTGAGTGAAAATTATGCCCGTGAACTCCGAGAAACATCTACTGATGATCTGACCGGCTTGCTTGGCCATACGTTTTTAAAACGAGACGTTACCCTCGAGGGCGTTACCAACGGGATTGATCCTGAAGATTTTGATCTGAAAAATTACAAAAAACTTGGCCTGGCCTGTAGTTTTACGCCTGGCATGGCTCCCAGTCAGAAACTTGACGGGAAGGCAAAATGCCGCAAAGCACTTTGTGACGAACTCAGCACCGCCAAATATCCGGGCATCAAACAAACCGGAGAGATCTCCTTTCAACCAGACCAACCACTTTTTACCTTTATCGGGCGATTTTCCATACAGAAAGGTGTGGACAAAATGACCGAGGCTTTAAAAAACTTATTGCCTATCGATACCGATTTTCAGATACTGATATTGGGCAGCGGCCAAAAAGAGATTGAAGATTCTCTGGTAAGCCTGGCGCGTAACAAGCAAAACAAAGGCCGTGTCTGTGTTTTGCGGGGGTTTGATTCGACCTTGGCAAACAAAGTTTATGCTGCTGGCGATTTCTTTCTCATTCCTTCGCTGTATGAGCCCTGTGGCTTAACCGATTTTATTGCCCAGCTGTTTGGTAATTTACCTATTGTTCATCACACAGGCGGACTTGTTAAGGTGATTGATGGTGAAACAGGTTTTTCATTTCATGAACATAGCGGAGTTGCTTTGGAAAAAACCATGGTAAGAGCTATAGATTCATACAGATTTTCGCGGCAGGAAATTGTTGCGATGCAAAAAAAAGCAGTTCAATTAATCCAGAATAAATACACCTGGGAAAAAGTTAAGGACAGCTACCTGAGCCTCTACACAAAAGCCCTGGCGTCCTTGCAAAATTTTTAA
- a CDS encoding shikimate kinase: MHNLKIILVGYRATGKTTIGKLLADRLSFNFIDMDKAIESRENSLIRDLVKTKGWPYFREKEKCLLEELINQQDRLVIATGGGAILHQELWPKVLRAGMVVWLKADQETICRRLAEDALTCSQRPSLTGGGTEQEVASVLAQREPLYKAGSHIAVDTAGKTITEIVDTVLAQYKSRFPNNG, encoded by the coding sequence ATGCATAATTTGAAGATTATTTTAGTCGGTTATCGTGCCACTGGAAAAACGACGATTGGCAAGCTTCTCGCGGACAGACTCTCGTTTAACTTTATCGATATGGATAAAGCCATAGAGTCCCGGGAAAACTCCTTAATACGTGACCTGGTTAAAACCAAGGGCTGGCCTTATTTCCGAGAGAAAGAGAAATGCCTGCTCGAAGAGCTTATTAACCAACAAGATAGACTTGTCATCGCCACTGGTGGCGGGGCAATTCTTCATCAGGAACTCTGGCCAAAAGTGTTGCGGGCTGGTATGGTGGTCTGGCTTAAGGCTGACCAAGAGACTATCTGCCGACGCCTGGCCGAAGATGCTCTAACTTGCAGCCAACGACCATCTCTGACAGGAGGCGGAACCGAGCAGGAGGTCGCCTCCGTACTTGCCCAGCGTGAACCTTTATACAAAGCTGGGAGCCATATTGCAGTGGACACCGCCGGCAAGACTATCACGGAGATAGTTGACACTGTTCTAGCCCAATATAAAAGCCGCTTTCCAAATAACGGTTAA